A window of the Phragmites australis chromosome 20, lpPhrAust1.1, whole genome shotgun sequence genome harbors these coding sequences:
- the LOC133901301 gene encoding pollen-specific protein C13-like, with product MMARWSVMIVAVMAVAASVVVGAVRDDDFFVEGSVYCDTCRAGFVTNATTPIAGAKVRLECRHFMSASGAVERSAEGVTDAAGRYRIELVDNRGSEEVCAVALVSSPVVGCAEKEVGRDRAPVALLQDAGLATTVRRANPLGFLKDQPLPNCGQILSSYGLRTAPSY from the coding sequence ATGATGGCGCGGTGGTCCGTGATGATAGTGGCGGTGATGGCGGTGGCGGCTAGTGTTGTCGTTGGCGCCGTGCGGGATGACGACTTCTTCGTGGAGGGCTCGGTGTACTGCGACACATGCCGGGCGGGGTTCGTGACGAACGCGACGACGCCGATCGCGGGTGCCAAGGTGCGACTGGAGTGCCGGCACTTCATGAGCGCGAGCGGCGCGGTGGAGCGGTCGGCGGAGGGGGTGACGGACGCGGCAGGGCGATATCGCATCGAGCTGGTGGACAACCGCGGCAGCGAGGAGGTGTGCGCGGTGGCGCTGGTGAGCAGCCCTGTCGTGGGGTGCGCCGAGAAAGAGGTGGGCCGCGACCGCGCGCCCGTGGCGCTGCTGCAGGACGCCGGCCTCGCCACCACCGTGCGCCGCGCCAACCCTCTCGGCTTCCTCAAGGATCAGCCGCTCCCCAACTGCGGCCAGATCCTCAGCAGCTACGGGCTCCGCACGGCGCCCAGCTACTAG